In Augochlora pura isolate Apur16 chromosome 3, APUR_v2.2.1, whole genome shotgun sequence, the sequence ATTTCATAGTGCGCGTACGTTGCCGTTGTACATAGccaatatacatatttgtcGGGTATTTGTGACGTCGTTATGTTTCAAATGTCAATTAGTTTAGCGCGGAACAGAATAACGTGTAACGTCAGTTTTACATAGATGTGGAAGTCATTTTGAAAGCGACGTGAATCGTACTCTTTCAATCGtggtatataatgtattttatattttattaaagttctATTATTGATTCGCTAACACTGGTCAACATAACTTCATCCTTATGCTAATAGGTTAGAACtataacaaatgaaattaattagaaaattactacaaattaattagaaaattactacaaattaatttaactctaaattatcTTGGCAATGAATTTTCTTAGGACAttgtgtatattatgtatattattgtattatactattatactattatatataatattatattatactatcatatatcatattatacatgtgatactattaaataaaaaatggaagaaatctttatagaaatatatgcGTGATGATGAGAAATATATACGTTAGATTACACGTGGTATTACCGCAAAAGAATGACgacaaaaattgctaaataaaatagtaaacgCTCGCGAGAGAGACGACGATTATTCTGTCGTTCGAGTGTTAAACGTTGAAAGTTCGATCGGGCAAACGTCGACGAAGAACAAGAGCCGTTAAAATCGCGAGGGATGTTCGCAGCCGAAGCGATCGTAGAGCCACGGAAGCGAAACGGCTACCgcgaagttttatttttatacacaaTTTAACAAAACCTTTGAAGCCGTGTTTCACGGGCATTATCTCCGGTGTAACAAAGACAGCGTTCCACAATTACGTTTATTCCTTCCCCGCGTCCTTTTACGCAACGTAGACGTTTCTTTTCGCTCTTTATCGAGCTGCTGCGCCGACAACaggacgaaattgaaatcgttAACTAACTCCCGGTAGAAAACCGAAAGATCAAACGAGGACTCCAACAGCCAGGCGTCCATTAAACACAGTTCCCGCGTTTCAGAATCCGCCAACGGTGAAAAACACCGGAATAAttcccaccccctcccccccttgcTCGGAAAATGACATTTGCACCATccaatttttctcttctttcgaGAGTTTCACGGTAATTATCTTTTTCCTCGGGATTCCGTTCCAAGTTTACCGCGACCTTTTCCCAAGGCCCACTTCTAAACGTTTAATCTTGCCAATTGTTGCTTCATCCAATCTTCAGACATTTCAAACGTCTTCGCTTGTACAGTGGATTTGGAAAGCTCCGCTGGAAAAAGCGGAATTGATCAgtaatcgattattttgtaattatagaaaataattatactagaTAATGATAATCATACTGCAACAAAGTGTATCTTCTGTATACGTTTAGAATGCAGAGGAAAAATAGTTCGTACGTTTTCGATCActgaaacaattatattttgtactatggttaagtaaaatataaacactttatttaatgataataaattaaatatatgaaatatttcgaactaTGGCATCGTACTGCTCGTATATTAAATACCTATTcgccatttaaaatattatttgcccAGCTCTGAAGTACAATTGAAGTACAATTGAAGTACAATCcttcgaacaaataaaataatttattttgaaaaatacacgCATGATCTGAAATCAAATATCTATTTACCATTTCCCATTCGCTACGTTATTTTACCCGGCACTGAACGGTGCTATAATTTTTTGGTCAATTCTAAGGCATGAATCGAGATCGCGTATTAAAATACGCATAATTCGCCGCGTAAATCGAGAGACGGATGCACGTATGCGGACACTCGCTAGGAATCCCAACGTGGCCGAAACGATTCATAAAAGTCTGTCTCGGTTGCGCGCGGTGATCTCGGTCTGCAGATTTTCCGGAAGGCAAACACGCCGGTAGATGATAAAGTCTCGTCACTCGTTGTTGTCACGTTCCAGTGCCCTGGGCTCCTTCTATATACCGATGCTGGTCATGTTGTTCTTCTACTGGAGAATATACAACGCGGCTGTATCCACGACGAAGGCCATTAATCAAGGCTTCCGCACGACAAAGGGCTCGAAAGGTTTCGGCTCcaggtaaaaaaaagaaaaaacaagaGAAGGGGTAGGGAGGCGGCTGCAACGTTCGTCCATTATTCTCGTCGAATTCGAGCTTTTTCGATCAGCTGAACCGGAAGCGGCATCCGGCACGCGTCGCTTCACATTTCCCCCCCTAATGCGGTTGTTCTGGCGAACTGTTTTTATTCCACGTCAACGTTTCCGCGACTGCCCTTTATGTttttttactctctctctctctctctctctctctctctctcttccgttTCCCACGTTTTGTCTACCGCCGACCCTCGCTTTCGACGTTACGCGAGTTCTAGTTAGATTTCGAAGGTCCATAGAGGATCTCCATGGAGAACCAAACGTGCTCTCGGGGATCTTCAAAGCTCGCTCGATACCGACGCTCAGATTCCATCGGGCGCTCGTTCCGACACTCGTTTCGCCCGTccatttttttcccccgttgTAATTGGAGTAACACGGTGCTCTAACATTTTATTGAGGCGGAACTAGCGCGTCACGCGAGGCTGAATTAAACACAGCCGCCAACGGAAGCTGCAGGTTGAAATGTCATCGGTAGACTGACGGATCTTTACGCGGAATAAAAATGCTGCGCGTCTGTTGCTAGACGCAAGAGTTACGTTACacatttattcgttttatgAATCTCTTTTTAATGAGTTGTAGGTAATGTAGtcgaattaagaaattattcggtGCAGTCTActcattttatgcatttgtgacagAAATGAGTACGTCAAATTCAAAACGGTGAAAGcgattaaagaatttaaagacgCTACGCATTGTacttgttgaaataattaaaaaaaaaggaataaatatcTGTCAAGTTCCTATTTTTTACAGTAACTGCACACAGTTCGTGTTTTTCATAAAGATTCACTGTCTGTTCTCAACAACGTCTGTCGAACTCAATAAAATGTTCAACATGCATATCAagttaacaaaatcaattgtaCAGTTGTAAAAAAATGATGACATTGTAACAGGTAATCGTATACCTTCTGCCAAGTATTTTGTAACTTtgaatcattgaaaaatatagtaacaGGTCTGGCTAATTAGATTTCATGGGTTAGAATCTTGGGGGCAGTTAAAAACGAAACCGCGATTCGCGCGATCCATGTAGCGGAAAACGACGGGTTTCCCGGCCGGTTCAACCAGCGCCGTGCTTTTTCCCGCAGATTCGACGAACAAAGGATGACCTTGAGGATGCACAGAGGCCGGGGCAGCGTCCACAACGGCGGCAGCAGCAACAACGGTAGCCCGAGGAGCCCGGAGTCGAACAGCCGTAGCTCGGTGAAAAAGGAGAAGATCAAGATCTCGGTCTCCTATCCGAGCACCGAGACGCTGAATACAAAGTGTAACACTCTCGAGAGGACGCCCTCGAGATGCTCTCAAATCTCGGTGCATTACAGTAACGGGCAGACGCAGAGCCAGCTTTGCCCGACGCCGAGGAGCACGCATCTCAAGGTAATTTTCGTCGGCGAAAGTGGAGATCGCCGCGAAGATCGCTAATATTGAAATCGTTCCCGGCCGCGCGGTGCTCCTCCTCCCATCTTCAACggcctttctttctctctctctctctctctctctctctctctctctctctctctctctctttctctctttctctctctcgtcatCACCGTCCGGTTCTTTCTTTTCGATCGCAGTATTTCGCGAACTTAACGCGCCGTTGATCCCAATGTTTATtcaatgcgcgcgcgcgcgcgtgtcggGAACCGCCCggcattttcataattttgtcGTCGATATTTTTAGCCCCCAGCAATTTTCACAGCTCGGAAATGATTCCGACGGCCCTGACACGCCCCGGGAATACACTCGAAATTTTAACGAGCGTGGAAACGTTATTTCGAGGCAGTTTCGGGAATTGGAACGTACCGCGCCGATCGCGGCCGAACGCGGAGATCGGTTAGGTGTTTTAAATACCGATAAATGTGCCGAGGATCCTTTCGTGCAACATTTGGGAATGGCAAGGAACGGAGGCGGTAGAATCGGAGAAACCGCGGATCGTTGCGcagaattctataaaaaagaggttgaataaaaatgaattgttttataGTTTTGATAAGTTGAGAGTGAAGTCacaatgtacatatttatcaGGCATCTGTGACGTCATTATGTTTCAAATGTCGATTAGTTTAGCGTGGAACagaataatgtataatgtcaGGTTGTCATAGATGTGGAAGTCATTTTGAAAACGACGTGGATCGTGCTCTTTTAATCGTGTTgcatatgtattttatattttattgaagttCTATTATTGATTCGCTAACACTGATCAACATAACTTCATCCCTATGCTAGTAGGTTAGAATTATAATGGGTAATCCACATATTCAAAAGTTTTAACTTACGTCTTAAAATGTAACCTATACATGCTGAAATGTTAATAAGacgtacgaaattaattagaaagttACTACAAATTAACTTAACTCTAAATTATCTTGACAATGAATTTTCTTAGGCCATTATGTgtatactatgtatattattatattatactattatatataatattatataatattatactatcatgtatcatattatatgtatatgatactattaaataaaaaatagaagaaatctttatagaaatatatgcgtgataaatatttttcaaggaTCACAGAGCTTAGATTATTCGTGATATAACCGCGAAAGAATGTTgacaaaaattgctaaataaaattgtgaacaCCCGCAAGATAAAGAACGAATATTCCGCCGTTCGAGTGTTAAATGTTGAAAGTCAGTTTTACCATGACGgatgaaatccgcagtctagtgatAATGTTTtggttttatatttgtcgCAAAAGAACTTACAGAAAGTTctctatttattgtaaaagcaACGTGGTTTATTGGTTGCGGATTTCGATGCACGATATTCTTCTACATTTGTTGCAATTACCATACGTTacttagagaatttttattatttctgacatGGATTATTCATATCGAAGTTGATAGCATAAAATCATACGGTTGTGTTGCATTGTTaaatcaaccccttgcactataataacgagttagactcgtgatacagatttcatgcgagatctaattaaacattaatattattaatttcttctaaatcgaaatcaaattgaatgtttctattatcaaagtctagggacggaaataaataaagacaataaaaggaacaGAAATTATCTGGTTctgttaaggaaaatattaagaacaaataagtgctaatcaaggCAATGTGAAGGGAGTCAtagagcaaggggttaaaaacaCTCTCATAGCATCGCATCGTAGGTcgttttcaatcatttctcaCAGAAAAACCAAACGACAAAGAACTATacgaatttttgcaataacattgaaattagtattaatttcaagaataaATTCCTGGTGAAGGAACATCGTTAAATCGAAATGTCAGTCAACAGGATCTACAATTAACGCCGTGAATCTAGCGGCGCTGGAAAAATTTACGGACGATACTGAAACATGCCCGAATCCGCTGCGAGAAGTTTTTTTACCTGCGCGTCATTCGGTTCGCCGGtaataaattcctaaaaatGACCCAGTTCTGCGTGATTTAATCAGTCGCGGAGGTTGTTTCGCCagaactaaaattaaaacagttacAACTAAACCGGGCATTTGTATGCAAAATTCGTCTCTTATAGCCAGGTCACACGAAACCGAACAGAACTACAACTTCATTCTCCCGTATTCCAATTTGAAGCGCCTGTAAAACATTATTTGTCAGTGTTACTGATAGAAATGATTGCACTCCAAATATCGTACAAAATGTGTAtcgctttataaaaatatcacgaTCGACTCCATTTAAATCGATCAGTGACGctattttttatctaattttcaaaatctgtTTCTActcgtaatatatttaaacgaacTGGACTTTACTAGGGCGAAAATATCTAGTCCAACTAATTaagttattttgatttttggGATTCATTTTCGGCACCTAATGTGTTCAATCGCCAAAAGATTCTCTTAACTgcaataaatagaaaacaCATAAAAATCGGTGAGCCAGTTGCAGGCGACAGTGATTAACGTAGAAACAGCTTACGCACGTTACATTCGCGTCCCAGTTTCGCGATTCTATCTCCGTCGCGCATGCAAAGACGATTAACAAGAGAGTAAAGTGGTCAACAGTCGTTATTTAATATCGGACGCACTCGAACGCGGAGCGTAACGCGCTTTCTAACAAGCATCATGCACATGGAAGTTCGAGCCCCGAAGGTAGCCGACTGCAGAATGTTAATTTGCCGAATCGATACCAGGCTTCCTCCTCGGTCGACGATTTGCCCGTTGCTTTCCCTTCCTTCGCgtctaatgaaattttctgaaatttaaaTCGCGCCCCGTGGAAAGGGAAACTCGCCGACTCCTTGGGCCGAGCGATTATAGGGCCCCATAAATATGCAACAGAGGATGCACTGAAATTCAACCTCCTGTCATCGTCATGACagccaataattttttatttattatttatttactaccGCAAGCtcctgtattattatataatttttttaatattaaatgccTTTCGCGGtggataaaattgaaaaaatgaatcaaataaaaatattgttcaatgctAATGTtaggaataatattatcaCATAAATGTCGGTAAagtattaactctttgcactccaAGCCATTTCgacgtgaaatataaaataatttttgcataacAGAGTGCATTTTGTGCATGTGAAATCGAGTCTCGTAATTCAtacaacatttatattttcaacaactttttaaatttgagcTTCGGtgatatctgtaaaaataattttagaacaaatgatgtaacaatttcaatgacgcctcagagtcgccacacgagtgcaaagggttaacgtccTCGACTTTCTGCTTCGCAAATATTGCGCGACGTCGAAAGATCTTCGGTCGAGAACAAGGGTTGAAGAACTATGACACCGAATATCGCAAAAGAATTTCTCGTTGTGGCTGATTTCGAGAGTTAAACTTGTTTCGAGATTGTTTTTAGAGAAAAAGTGTACGGTCAGGTAGACAATATGAAAGAATTGTCCGGCCGAGGTTGTTTTAGAAATCATAAAGATAGAGAGCTCGGGAGCCGATAACTGCCAGGCCGACGGGACAAACGAGAAACCCCGCGCgaatttatcgaatgaaacgAGGAGAAACACACGgtggttaaaattgtttcgggGACGATAGGTGAGCGGGATCAATAGAGTAGGCAGCACCAGGAAGCCCAGTAGAAGAAGTAGTTGCGAGAGCCAGGTGACAGGTGACGAGGTATCGTTGCGCGAGCTCGCCCCGGGCCCCGAAGAGAAGCCTAGGACCATGAGGATGGGCAAGAGGAACATTAAGGCTCAGGTAACTTACGATACTAAATCACGTTCGCTCTCAAAATGATCCATTCCTCGATCAATTAAATTCCAACCTATACAGCGAAAAGTATAGGTTGGAAtttcgcgctgcgttgattagtacttatttatcattatatgATAAAGATATCACATTAAGtgaaacgatataaataaccttcaataaactttatttatacataatgaattgaaatgaaattttggacATAccttttatatatcttttaatatttccttttaCTTTTTGCCGTTTTGATGGTTTAATATCAGATTCATAACCATCTTCCGATAAACAATCGCTTTCCGAAtcactaaaatttatttccaaatcaGCCATGGttgtaatttttacagaactaaaattgttataaaaacctgaatatctagaaaaatactgactcgttattatagtgcaaggggttaagtaacATAAGGGTAGCATTAACATAAAAGTCTtcactagactgcggattctatggatttatgataaaaatgagaaagtgACTCGTTGAATGATGGAACTAGAAACAGTGAAAAGATTAGATGCAACTTAGAACGTCTatcattaaagaaaaaaacataatTGTGGTTGACTAATTGGttttatcttgcataaaaatccacagtctaaataattactattatcgTATTTATGGTATGAATTTTTGAGAGCTAAAAACAGAACTCTTCTTAAAAGTTTGATGGTTGCGATTGCGAccgaatgaattaaaaaaattaattttctccaaatatcaggttatgtcaggttatgaatgtattaaaaaaattaatttcctccaAATGTCTCTcagctttaaaaaaaagaaaagttcgGGAAGAGAAGACACGATTATCCGATCTTGTTATCCAATTGTTTCTAAGCTCAGGGACATTTGCTAGGATTTAGTGTAACCTAAAAGCTAAATAGAATCCAAGTATCCCGAACATCGCGTTGTGATTTTACCATACGTTCCAGGATAATTTGTTTATGGGAGACTAACGAGGTGTTTTTTTTTGCGCTGATCCAGGTGAAAAGGTTTCGCATGGAGACAAAGGCTGCCAAGACGCTGGGCATCATCGTCGGCGGCTTCATCCTCTGTTGGCTGCCATTCTTTACGATGTACCTGGTCCGCGCGTTCTGTCCGAATTGCATCCACCCAACCGTGTTCAGCGTGCTCTTCTGGTTAGGCTACTGCAATTCCGCGATCAACCCGTGCATCTACGCTCTCTTCAGCAAGGACTTCCGGTTCGCGTTCAAGAGGATCATCTGCAAATGCTTCTGCAAGCGGCAGGGCGACGGCGCCAGACGCGGCAGCGACGGAAGTCAACTGACCGTGAGGTAACGATGCTACActgcaacaattattatatttcgtgGCAATCGCTATAATTTCATACTTGTTAACCATGGAGAATTAGCTCGTTCTTTGTAAACATCGTTTccattgtaaatattttatatccctttcttcgtttaatatttaataacgtaaTGAACAGATGAGAACTCAAGACCTAACTAAATTAACTAATGTTAATCGTAAATGGAAACCGATGAAAgtgtttgtaaaaatatcgGAACGTTGATATCCCTGCGAGATTGATCGTCAATCCGTGTTCGACTCGATGCACGGCTGGTCGGAtggtacatatatttttatttgactgtTGACATGCCACAGATTTCCACTAATTAGTGATTTAAAGGATACGAAGGCAGGCAATAAGCGATGGCTGATGGCTGGTCAACAATGCGTTACTTTGAACTCCGATCTTgcgtagaaatttttattttctcgggTATG encodes:
- the Oamb gene encoding octopamine receptor in mushroom bodies yields the protein MRELNATACAALYERVEWSSPWNLITLIVLAIVNVMVVLGNVLVILAVYHTNKLRNVTNMFIVSLAVADLMVGLAVLPFSATWEVFKVWIFGDLWCSVWLAVDVWMCTASILNLCAISLDRYLAVTRPVSYPQIMSPKRARLLVATVWILSFVICFPPLVGWKDKRSHPTYNVTFAQNGPFNTTTILVPVKPCPWICELTNDAGYVVYSALGSFYIPMLVMLFFYWRIYNAAVSTTKAINQGFRTTKGSKGFGSRFDEQRMTLRMHRGRGSVHNGGSSNNGSPRSPESNSRSSVKKEKIKISVSYPSTETLNTKCNTLERTPSRCSQISVHYSNGQTQSQLCPTPRSTHLKVSGINRVGSTRKPSRRSSCESQVTGDEVSLRELAPGPEEKPRTMRMGKRNIKAQVKRFRMETKAAKTLGIIVGGFILCWLPFFTMYLVRAFCPNCIHPTVFSVLFWLGYCNSAINPCIYALFSKDFRFAFKRIICKCFCKRQGDGARRGSDGSQLTVRNDRSPSYSTRMPQQGVSIDDSDLDPSSEPTVHSQSESR